The sequence CCACATCGTCTTTTGGACCACGAATTGTCACCTGGAATAAATGGCGTATAAGATTTATAGATTTCAAGAATTATCGAATAAACCACAAAACGATAAGTAGATTAATAGTGTAAAGCATTTGGTACTACTCCTTACCTTATCGCTCTTCGAGTCGCTAGTGGGAAACTTTATGGAAACCCCGCCACATTCTTCCATAATGGCTGAAATTAGTTTACCGCCGGTGCCAATGATGGAGTTGTAGAATTTCGGCTCAATTTGCACCTCTTCAGTGACGATGTCGGACAACTCATTTTGAATCTTTTGAATTCGTTCCTTGGCGTCAAGTACATTTTCCTTCTTTCCTGTGATCATAATCACTTCGTTCGTATCCCCCTCCGCTggcaaatcgatttttgtttgagTTTCATCGCGTATTTTCTTGATATTGGCTCCGCCCTTTCCAATTACGAATTTGTGGAACTGCTTAAATATTGGTACCTCGATGATGTGTGATGACTCCTGTATCTCCTTAACTAGTTTCAGCAAATCTTTGTGGCACTTGTCGACATCCTCTTTGGGGCCGCGTAGTTTAACAATGTCCGTATTTTCTTGAGGACTTGGTATGGTGATAGTAACCTGGCGATAGCGATCCTTGATCTCACGTATCTTTTCGCCCTTGGCACCAATAATCGAACGATGCAAACGGCGATCGATGATCACATCCTTTGACTTTTCATTTTCCAGTTTGTcgattttttcttgtaattcaAGCTGAGCCTGTTGAACGCCCTCCTTCGGCCCTTCAATACGTATGttattttgaccttcacgcTCTTCAATATTGATATTCACTTTCAGTTCGTCCTTTAAGCGGTTCACATTTGCGCCAGCTTTACCAATGATATGCTTATAGTAGGATGGATTCACTGTCATCACCACGTAAGTGTAGTGGTCCAAGTAGTTGCGTACAATATCGTTGAGATAATTTGTTGCCTGATCAACGCGTTCGGGATCGCCTTCTAGTTTGATTTTATCATCCAGACAGAAGACATTCACATTGGGGCATTCCTCCTCCAGTTGACGCATATTGGCACCTTTGCGTCCGATCACATATTTATGTGTCCAATTAGGCGCTTCTATTTCCACCGATTTAACGGAGTTGGCCTTCTGGTAAACCACGGTCAACGCGTTACCCAATGCCACCTGCGGGCCGCGCAATGTTATTGTCTCCAATGGCGAATCTGTGGGTGGCATTTCAACTGAAACTCCAGTGATGCGAAGAATATCCGCCAACGTTGAACCTTTCGGACCGATAACATAGCGATGCTGCGACTTCGCTACTTCAACACTAACAGTGGAGCACTTCTTTTCCATTTCTTTATAGATAGCTTCCACTTTAGCCTTAGCATTGGCTACGGCATCCTTCTCGCCCGAAATCACAATCTCGTCCTTTTGTACCGATTGTGGCGGTACATTGATCTTCGCCCCGGTTTCTTCCATCAACTTGGCGAGGTTCTCATTGTTGGGGCCAACAATAAACGGATGATACACTTTTGGCACCGAAGTGCGATCCGAGCACTTCTTATACTGTTCAGCCGATAATTGGCGGATCTCTTGCTCGGCCTTTTCAATACCCTCCTTAGTACCCAAAATGGTGACCACCTCACTCTCCTCCGTTTGAGTAGGGATATTTATGCGTGTTGCGGTTACACGCTCCAGCTCACGCAAACGTTCGCCGCGCTTGCCGAGAATGACACGATGGTGCTCTTTCGGTATCGATACCTGTTTGCTGGCTTGAGTTGAGAAATGCATTAGAATGCGACGACGTGCATCCAAGATTTCGCTTTGCTTGCCCTTAATCAAGAAGGTCAGAGATTGATTTTTGCCAGTGGCGATTTCAATTTGAGCGCCTGTATCCTTTGAAATTTGCTGACAGATACGCTTCGATTCACCCTCGCCGAACTTGTCCGATTCAGTAGTTTTTCGCTCATCGCCAGACACGTGCAACACCTATCGTCCATATACGTGTGAATATAAAAAGTATACGAATATAATACatgcatatctatgtatatacaaataaaatctaTCTAATCTAACAGTTTTTTATACTGACCTGGGTTTTTTGCGTAGTCGTTACACGCACACAGGGTGGGCCAGCGTTACTGCTCAGTGGAGCGGCGGTATTCGCTGGCAATGCCGGGAACAAGTCGTCATAACTAAATGTTGGCGTTGGATTGTTGGTGGTGCCGCTATTGGTGCTTGTCGGCGTAGCGACAGAAGTGGGTGAGGATGGTTGCTCGAGCTGGGCCTGCTCTTGTTGCTGGTTGTTGGTGATAGTGTTGGTGTTGATTTGTTGTTCAACGGTCTCTACTgcgaaaaatatgcaatttaatGATTGAACTAAGTGATTGTATTCATACAAAACCAACCGTTTGATTCCTCCATCACTGCTGCTTGCATTACTTAAAAAAGAGAAGAGTCCTTTTTCGTTCCAAGTCGTTACAGTACCACTATAAAGGAGCGAGAATGAATGTTTCAGTTTTCAATTgctatttttagtaaatttttaattataaataatagtaaacataataaaaaataatataacaaaaaaaagttgggttGATGTTCACGTGCAGGTGTATGTTTGAACTTTTCAACATTATAACCTCCTGGCAAGGACCTAGTGGAATCAATGTGGATGCTCTCCTGAGCTCCTCTTGCATGGTGTGTCGTCCACCACAATTTGCAGCTTAGTAGCCGCCGTCACTTCTCTGGCTAATCGCTGCTTTATGGCCTGGCACCCATAGGAGTTGGTTGCGATTGCGCGTCCCTAGAGAGTTTTGTCTCTCTATGGACTTCAGGACTAGTGCACACTTTACTGCAAACGATATTAAAATggcccttaaggggttaggggtagtcagaattttcaaaaactctgatttttttgcattttcttaaaaatattgtgcgaaaatttgaagtgaatccgacaaatacttttcgagttattgaaGAATTAACAAAAGACGCTCGGGTGCCCCGGAgtagatagcaaaactttaaacgcgtttttctcaaaactatgttttttgaactggtggccactgtaacttaaaaaccgcttggtagatttcaataaaatttatactgcttttgaaaaacataaaaaactcgtgcctgatcgaaggatttttgtttttcaaaaatttcgattttttttaacaattttttcctcgaaaatctgaaaaatatttcctgatattgttaattaaaaaaaaaacaaagcttcgatcaggcacaagattttctattagtaaaattaatttctcttgtccgattgatttttccaaggacttgtgatgatcaccgcaagggtcTTATGGAGAAACGGGATGCCCACAGagagcgataacttttacaattattattatttttttttttttttttctgaaattttgctACAATCAAGTCggaacatgatgtattaatgcaatgtttttatttttgtaaaatgagcaattgactagcaaaaaaaaaattattgaaaatcataattttttcaggccTCAGACTACCCCTAATCACTTAAAACTTGACTGTCGCTTAGGAGGGCAAACCGCTCATTGAGaagatatgtatataagttGCCCATCGGCACCGCTAGTTATGTGTTGCCAGTTATGTACAGAGACTTAGCAGTACCATCACTATTTTCCCTCAAAAAGGTATTTACTTTCCTATCTTTATTAgacttaaattggaataaacttcaatttTCGTATTATAAATTCTGCTGCATTATCAGGCTTCACTCCAGGGAGCATATCTCTCTTCTTATCAACCTACTTTTGTCAGTGAATGACAACTTCATGTGCAGATCTGAATTGTGAAATCGTACACGTCTCAGAAAAAGGCATTATTTGttctataatattttgaaaactgaTAAGAATTTcatatttctgttttctttttatgtGCCACACATTTTACTTGGCGCTTAAACACCAACTACATTGAGGGTCTCGACTGCACGACTGATAAGCAACTACTCTGAGATAATTACACCGaagcacatacaaatgtatgtacgtacatatataactgTATATGATTATACAAAAATCGAAGCGTTTAGTTCAGCTAAACAGCCCACAAATGAgtgtaagttaaataaattacaaaaaaaaaaaaaactattgtataaaAAAGCTTATGATAAGGCTTCCAAAGGAGTCGACcaaatttaataactttacTTGTGTTGGCATATGtagattcatatttttttttataattaggtgtttatatatgtacgagGCGCGGAGtgtttcacacatacatatgcactaccGTGCGCTTCGATAAAAGTAAGAGAAAAATTCCACGTACATACTATTTATGTATTCAGATAGCGACCAATATTTTGTCCAATTACCCTGATTATTGCTAATCCTTGCGTTTATTTTGTGTTAACTTTCGCTCCCAGTTGGCTCTATTATTATGTTATTACTCGTCTATTCAATGGATGCCTAGCGTAACGAACAACTTTCTCAGGCTACCGATCCAATGGATCGTGGGTCTCAAGGCGGATAGGACTATCAGTAAGCTTTCGGAGGGGTGTAAAATACGACTTAAAGTTTTCTGCCGTTAATGAATCGGGCATGCGATATTAGCTTACATAAACTtagaaattcttttttttcccCTTTTTCACTCCTCTTGAGGGCATttggcctcgacaagactcagttttccgttagtttcgttaatctgttttgatttctgacagggtaggtgattgcttaagaacaacgccttcttgctgcttggagcgccatctgtgtttcacatttttctgctagAAGGATCGCATTTGGTTAAGGACTTCGCGAAATTTTGTGTGTCTGCACTATTACCGCAGTGGCCCGCTTCCTCTTCCTGGCGCCACGGATGCAATGTGCAACTGcgtgcttttctttgttttttgcttgccttagcagccacaatgcaaataatgcgctgactattgtgcgggagcaaggatggaaaggatacgtTTTTCGGGTTGAAGAATGGAAttgcaggattttttttttgttagaaacaGGGCAAGTAGGTaaaattggaaaagtgcgaggaccgtacTTTACGTCGAACCCATAAGCTAttggatggcaggctagtgcacttacgctacaCTACCGAGGCCAAATAGCAAAATAGCAGATGGTTTCATGGGAGCCCTTTTCatcataaagggtgatcagattgggaGGTAGTTTTCCCCAATAGGGTTCTTTGACAAAtcaagccattcaagaacagccataaCATCGATTGAAAACAGCCGTTTAGTGCgatctatgggctggaggaatcattggctcatatttatttaaagacgaggctggcgccaatgtaattACGAacactatcgcgccatgataaatgactttttgatgccggaaattggaGCCCGCGATCTCCACTACATTTGATTACAACTAAACGGCGCTACTTGTCATGCAGcccatgaaacaataaatttactgcgccgtcgtttcggtgagtaaTTTATCTCTTGTCTCGGATCAGTGGATTGGCCATCAaggtcgtgtgatatcacacctttggacttttatttttgagggtatgtaaagtctaaatgctttgtgggcAAACCAGctgcgattgaggcattggaagccaacattcctACAGTTATTCACGAACTACCGACCGAAGACCTCCAGcgggtcattcaaaattggtgtttacggatggccaaaTTACGTCACAGTTgctgccaacatttgaaagactttttcttaataaatgtaatgaatggtactacacaaaaataataaagattgtccgacacctctaaattgatcaccccaccctttataatacaaatacacaatatacatacattgtgGGCGTTCCAAATTGCCTGTCAAGGAacaaccgctgttagaaaaaccttttgatGTCCTATTTTCTCCACATTTTACGTACGCTAGTTTCAATGATCGTCGTTTCgaagaagttttttctattctattgaacttaatatattttataattgaatttaaggtAGATGAATAACACAGCTATACATGAAATTTTACCGCGATTCCACTACTACTTTTCAATGCTGAGCACAAACCTCTTTGGCAAAAGccacataaaattttttagaatttcgacgccatattcatatacattaatttatttacagaATCATTCCGCTCACCAAGCGAGAGAATTTTATGTGAAGCCACATCAGTTTAGCGATGTTCAAGAAACTTTGTTTTTAGCCTGTTAGCTCACAACCGGCATGTTAAGACCTGCGTTTCCAGATATAAGGAGGGATATTTTAGGGATTATGCTTACGCTTACCAAATTTAATCGCTCATTGTTCATTTGTTCATTGCTCGTTTGCTTTTCTTTAATCACAacaaattagaaaaatgcttttcttaacAGGGTAGcgctggaatagagctgcctaaaaatacattttttgtaaaataatgagtcataccagttttatgaggtataatcACTCTCACTaacggcgaatcttgctcgataactttcaCATGTAAATTTTTTGTCTCGTTAGCCGAGCAGAGATATCGAATTCAAGAAATGGCGATTAGAAGAGGCCTTAAGATAACTAAAGTACTGGTATAGCAAGTGAGCTGAAGCTGTCGCCAATATCAGCCCTAGGTGAACCATGCCTAATTTGACTAAATTGCATAAAtatatcttcttttttttgtttaggtaAGATTTCGTTTAAATATGCATTCATTAGATTTCCAGTAATCctattctaaataaaattaagtcaaCTTCACTTTTAATGCTCCTCCcacttttttctgtttaataACACTAACAATTTTTTCCGTTATAGCAGCTtgcaaaacttattttattatatgaaccaaatttagtaatttagtaatattttaagtaaattccTGGGCACATGTTTCAGTAAATGGTAGGGTTCGATAACAAAATAAGCCATCACCAGCCATCAATCCAATATAGAGCGTAAACGAAAATTCtccaatcatttgcaaaaactaGTAGAAGAAGACATATCAGCTGAGTttatttacaacatttttgttaatattaattaaacaaaccaaaaacgctaaaatattctaaataaatttaaatttttatggattTAAGCCTTAGAGTACGGAGTGGGGGACTTTAGGTGGTCCCCCaagattagtttttctttaataacttcgtaaataatttctatctctctttttcCCTTTAGGTAGtcgagttttattttaaatcctgTATAAAAACTTATTAGTGGCAttctattattaatttatttataattataaggtAAGTTTTTCGTTTGGGGGACCCAAGTTACCCCACTTCGTATTTTACGTTACAGATTTCGTTTTTTTAGGGTCAAAAATGGAAAACCGgacaaaaaatgtttcccaGCAACAGATAGAAGACTATTTGGATGACAGAAATGACAGT is a genomic window of Anastrepha ludens isolate Willacy chromosome 6, idAnaLude1.1, whole genome shotgun sequence containing:
- the LOC128868563 gene encoding vigilin isoform X1, whose protein sequence is MQAAVMEESNVETVEQQINTNTITNNQQQEQAQLEQPSSPTSVATPTSTNSGTTNNPTPTFSYDDLFPALPANTAAPLSSNAGPPCVRVTTTQKTQVLHVSGDERKTTESDKFGEGESKRICQQISKDTGAQIEIATGKNQSLTFLIKGKQSEILDARRRILMHFSTQASKQVSIPKEHHRVILGKRGERLRELERVTATRINIPTQTEESEVVTILGTKEGIEKAEQEIRQLSAEQYKKCSDRTSVPKVYHPFIVGPNNENLAKLMEETGAKINVPPQSVQKDEIVISGEKDAVANAKAKVEAIYKEMEKKCSTVSVEVAKSQHRYVIGPKGSTLADILRITGVSVEMPPTDSPLETITLRGPQVALGNALTVVYQKANSVKSVEIEAPNWTHKYVIGRKGANMRQLEEECPNVNVFCLDDKIKLEGDPERVDQATNYLNDIVRNYLDHYTYVVMTVNPSYYKHIIGKAGANVNRLKDELKVNINIEEREGQNNIRIEGPKEGVQQAQLELQEKIDKLENEKSKDVIIDRRLHRSIIGAKGEKIREIKDRYRQVTITIPSPQENTDIVKLRGPKEDVDKCHKDLLKLVKEIQESSHIIEVPIFKQFHKFVIGKGGANIKKIRDETQTKIDLPAEGDTNEVIMITGKKENVLDAKERIQKIQNELSDIVTEEVQIEPKFYNSIIGTGGKLISAIMEECGGVSIKFPTSDSKSDKVTIRGPKDDVEKAKAQLLELANERQLASFTAEVRAKQQHHKFLIGKNGASIRKIRDATGARIIFPSNEDEDKEVIIIIGKEDSVKSAKEQLEAIIKDIDQVTEGEISVDPKYHKHFVAKRGEILHRISEENGGVMISFPRPGVDSDKVTLKGAKDCIEAAKQRIAEIVADLEAQVTIEVVIPQRLHRTIMGARGFKVQQVTSEHDVQIKFPDRDATNPVEGLVNGTNGSGEDCDENAEPVRECDIIRITGRTEKCEAAKQALIGLIPIVEELEVPYDLHRTIIGPKGANVRQFMSTYDVHIELPPSETKSDLIKLSGTPAHVEEAKAALDKMIEEYEADRADRELRSYELKIDVDTQYHSKLIGRRGAVINKLRADHDVQISLPKRTDPDPRIITITGYQANTEAARDAIMEIVGDLQDLYREVIEVDSRIHSHIIGHRGRTIRKIIEDYKVDIKFASSDDAQTNRNAVTIIGKEENVENAKEVILNMAEDYTNEYLDNLPPSPQPQTVAAFLPGGGNENGFVIKDAPWERANDRQGKSSAPNTQSQEDFPDFAAGGPTPVASPLTSAWGPKN
- the LOC128868563 gene encoding vigilin isoform X2 — its product is MQAAVMEESNETVEQQINTNTITNNQQQEQAQLEQPSSPTSVATPTSTNSGTTNNPTPTFSYDDLFPALPANTAAPLSSNAGPPCVRVTTTQKTQVLHVSGDERKTTESDKFGEGESKRICQQISKDTGAQIEIATGKNQSLTFLIKGKQSEILDARRRILMHFSTQASKQVSIPKEHHRVILGKRGERLRELERVTATRINIPTQTEESEVVTILGTKEGIEKAEQEIRQLSAEQYKKCSDRTSVPKVYHPFIVGPNNENLAKLMEETGAKINVPPQSVQKDEIVISGEKDAVANAKAKVEAIYKEMEKKCSTVSVEVAKSQHRYVIGPKGSTLADILRITGVSVEMPPTDSPLETITLRGPQVALGNALTVVYQKANSVKSVEIEAPNWTHKYVIGRKGANMRQLEEECPNVNVFCLDDKIKLEGDPERVDQATNYLNDIVRNYLDHYTYVVMTVNPSYYKHIIGKAGANVNRLKDELKVNINIEEREGQNNIRIEGPKEGVQQAQLELQEKIDKLENEKSKDVIIDRRLHRSIIGAKGEKIREIKDRYRQVTITIPSPQENTDIVKLRGPKEDVDKCHKDLLKLVKEIQESSHIIEVPIFKQFHKFVIGKGGANIKKIRDETQTKIDLPAEGDTNEVIMITGKKENVLDAKERIQKIQNELSDIVTEEVQIEPKFYNSIIGTGGKLISAIMEECGGVSIKFPTSDSKSDKVTIRGPKDDVEKAKAQLLELANERQLASFTAEVRAKQQHHKFLIGKNGASIRKIRDATGARIIFPSNEDEDKEVIIIIGKEDSVKSAKEQLEAIIKDIDQVTEGEISVDPKYHKHFVAKRGEILHRISEENGGVMISFPRPGVDSDKVTLKGAKDCIEAAKQRIAEIVADLEAQVTIEVVIPQRLHRTIMGARGFKVQQVTSEHDVQIKFPDRDATNPVEGLVNGTNGSGEDCDENAEPVRECDIIRITGRTEKCEAAKQALIGLIPIVEELEVPYDLHRTIIGPKGANVRQFMSTYDVHIELPPSETKSDLIKLSGTPAHVEEAKAALDKMIEEYEADRADRELRSYELKIDVDTQYHSKLIGRRGAVINKLRADHDVQISLPKRTDPDPRIITITGYQANTEAARDAIMEIVGDLQDLYREVIEVDSRIHSHIIGHRGRTIRKIIEDYKVDIKFASSDDAQTNRNAVTIIGKEENVENAKEVILNMAEDYTNEYLDNLPPSPQPQTVAAFLPGGGNENGFVIKDAPWERANDRQGKSSAPNTQSQEDFPDFAAGGPTPVASPLTSAWGPKN